In Lysinibacillus sp. FSL M8-0337, the following proteins share a genomic window:
- the flgD gene encoding flagellar hook assembly protein FlgD, giving the protein MAETKITNDLYYSNYSAPTKQTGSSELGKDAFLKLLITQLQHQDPTNPMDDREFIAQMAQFSSLEQMQNMTKAMESLLMSQQQSQLMNYTSFVGKEVKWHEITKEVDKDNKPIVKEGSGVIQSLKFVDGEAVFVLADGKEIYPGNISAILGNKETSTGENNTSTESPLVQASKLIGKNVTYKDGEQDAQGRITSVSNKDGIIYYELANGKKLAGKEFTVISE; this is encoded by the coding sequence GTGGCTGAAACGAAAATTACAAATGATCTTTACTATTCAAACTATAGTGCACCAACTAAACAAACGGGTAGTAGTGAGCTCGGTAAAGATGCATTTTTAAAGTTATTAATTACACAATTACAACATCAAGATCCAACAAATCCTATGGATGACCGAGAATTTATTGCTCAAATGGCGCAGTTCTCATCTTTAGAGCAAATGCAAAATATGACAAAGGCGATGGAATCATTACTGATGTCTCAACAACAATCGCAGCTTATGAACTATACATCATTTGTTGGCAAAGAAGTAAAATGGCATGAAATCACAAAAGAAGTGGATAAAGATAATAAGCCGATTGTAAAAGAAGGTTCAGGCGTTATCCAATCTTTAAAATTTGTTGATGGGGAAGCCGTGTTTGTATTAGCAGATGGTAAGGAAATCTATCCTGGAAACATCTCTGCCATTCTTGGTAATAAAGAAACGAGCACAGGTGAAAACAATACATCAACTGAATCACCGCTTGTGCAAGCGAGTAAGCTAATCGGCAAAAATGTTACGTACAAAGACGGGGAACAAGATGCACAAGGCAGAATCACTTCTGTATCTAATAAAGATGGCATTATTTATTACGAATTAGCAAATGGTAAAAAACTAGCAGGAAAAGAATTTACAGTAATAAGCGAATAA
- the fliY gene encoding flagellar motor switch phosphatase FliY, which produces MSDEMLSQEEIEALLRGETLDDRMNDSEASTKEEQNEVRVEDYLDSFAQDALGEVGNISFGSSATALSALLGQKVDITTPSISMINRNKLEEEFPHPYVAVQVEYTIGLTGMNLLVIKQSDAAIIADLMLGGDGLNPKPDLGEIQLSAVQEAMNQMMGSAATSMSTVFNKKVDISPPTIDLMNISKNEGRDNIPEDDLLVKVSFRLRIGNLIDSNLMQLLPLKFSQNIVKSLLGETEAIAEPVAATIAPEAPIAPPPVQHTPPPAQQPAYQQPAAPVQQPMYQEQPPMYQEQQQIHTQQRPVQPVNVQQAQFASFDPNVISQSEARNLNMLLDIPLQVTVELGRTKRSVKEILELASGSIIELDKLAGEPVDILVNSRLIAKGEVVVIDENFGVRITDVLSQAERLNNLR; this is translated from the coding sequence ATGAGTGATGAAATGCTCTCCCAAGAAGAAATTGAAGCGTTATTAAGGGGCGAAACGTTGGACGATAGAATGAACGACAGCGAAGCTTCTACAAAAGAAGAACAAAATGAGGTAAGAGTAGAGGATTACCTTGATTCGTTTGCTCAAGATGCACTCGGTGAAGTTGGCAATATATCTTTTGGTAGTTCAGCTACTGCTCTTTCTGCGTTATTAGGACAAAAAGTAGACATTACTACCCCTAGTATTTCAATGATTAACCGCAATAAGTTAGAAGAGGAATTTCCTCATCCGTATGTAGCAGTACAGGTAGAATATACGATTGGTTTAACAGGTATGAACTTACTTGTAATTAAACAATCAGATGCTGCCATTATAGCTGATTTAATGTTAGGTGGGGACGGTTTAAACCCTAAGCCTGACCTAGGTGAGATTCAACTAAGTGCAGTACAAGAAGCGATGAATCAAATGATGGGTTCTGCGGCAACATCCATGTCGACAGTATTCAACAAAAAGGTGGATATTTCGCCACCGACAATCGATCTAATGAATATTTCTAAAAATGAAGGTCGAGACAATATTCCAGAGGACGATTTACTAGTAAAAGTTTCATTCCGACTTCGTATTGGTAATTTAATTGATTCGAACTTAATGCAATTATTACCACTTAAGTTTAGTCAAAATATTGTCAAATCATTATTAGGTGAAACAGAGGCGATTGCAGAGCCAGTTGCAGCTACAATTGCACCGGAAGCGCCAATTGCGCCACCACCAGTTCAACATACACCGCCACCAGCACAGCAACCGGCATATCAACAACCCGCTGCACCAGTGCAACAGCCGATGTATCAAGAGCAACCACCAATGTATCAAGAACAACAACAAATTCATACGCAACAAAGACCAGTTCAACCTGTAAATGTTCAGCAAGCACAGTTTGCTAGCTTTGATCCAAATGTAATCTCTCAATCTGAGGCTAGAAATTTAAATATGCTACTTGATATTCCATTGCAAGTTACTGTAGAGTTAGGACGTACGAAACGTTCTGTTAAAGAGATTTTAGAACTAGCTAGTGGATCGATTATAGAATTAGATAAATTAGCAGGGGAACCAGTTGATATTCTAGTAAATAGTCGTCTAATTGCCAAAGGCGAAGTTGTTGTTATTGATGAAAACTTCGGTGTCCGCATTACAGATGTTTTAAGTCAAGCAGAGCGTTTAAATAATTTAAGATAG
- the fliM gene encoding flagellar motor switch protein FliM: MAGDVLSQSEIDALLSAISTGEMSADDIKKEDEGRKVKVYDFKRALRFSKDQIRSLTRIHENFARLLTTFFSAQLRSYVQITVASVDQIPFEEFVRSIPNMTLINVFEVPPLDGNILMEINPNIAYSMLDRLMGGSGASHSNVDNLTEIETKIMTNLFERSFDNLREAWENVAEIDPILVELEVNPQFLQMISPNETVVVISLNTIIGETSGMINICIPHVVLEPIVPNLSVRYWMQTNTKEMSPEQTKMLETRVKQAKLPLSVELGISDITIEDFLMMQVGDVIQLEQKIDDPLLLKVGTLPKFTVQPGKQGKKLAIQIIDPLKGGDEDE, translated from the coding sequence ATGGCAGGAGATGTGTTATCCCAATCTGAGATAGATGCGCTACTATCCGCAATCTCGACCGGAGAAATGTCAGCGGATGACATTAAAAAAGAGGACGAGGGGCGAAAGGTTAAAGTTTATGACTTTAAGCGAGCGTTGCGCTTCTCAAAAGATCAAATCCGAAGTTTGACCCGAATACATGAGAATTTTGCACGACTACTGACTACCTTCTTTTCTGCACAGTTAAGAAGCTATGTACAAATTACAGTAGCATCAGTAGACCAAATACCCTTTGAAGAGTTTGTTCGTTCAATTCCGAATATGACGCTCATTAATGTGTTTGAAGTGCCACCACTTGATGGTAATATATTGATGGAAATAAACCCGAACATTGCTTATTCGATGTTAGATCGTTTAATGGGTGGTAGTGGAGCAAGTCATAGTAATGTTGATAACTTAACAGAAATTGAAACAAAAATTATGACAAATCTCTTTGAACGCTCATTCGACAATTTACGCGAAGCATGGGAAAATGTTGCTGAAATCGACCCGATTTTAGTAGAGCTTGAGGTAAATCCTCAGTTTTTACAAATGATTTCACCAAATGAAACGGTAGTCGTAATTTCGTTAAATACGATTATTGGTGAGACAAGCGGTATGATTAATATTTGTATTCCGCATGTTGTTTTAGAGCCAATTGTACCAAATCTATCTGTTCGCTATTGGATGCAAACTAATACAAAAGAGATGTCACCAGAGCAAACAAAAATGCTTGAAACACGTGTTAAACAAGCTAAATTGCCTCTTTCTGTTGAGCTAGGCATTAGCGACATCACCATTGAAGACTTCTTAATGATGCAAGTCGGTGATGTCATTCAATTAGAACAAAAAATTGATGATCCACTGCTGCTGAAAGTAGGTACATTGCCTAAATTCACAGTACAACCCGGAAAACAGGGTAAAAAATTAGCAATCCAGATTATCGACCCTTTGAAAGGAGGAGACGAAGATGAGTGA
- a CDS encoding TIGR02530 family flagellar biosynthesis protein has translation MDKFSIHRVPLYPTIRQKQPTPTNTQQSFSAHLHEATNQQELKVSKHAHERIKERNIAITEQEWQVVSDKVFEAHSKGVKQPLVLMDQAALIVSAKNATVITAMDRTEAKQQLFTNIDGTIVL, from the coding sequence ATGGATAAATTTTCAATTCATCGTGTCCCATTGTATCCAACTATTCGCCAAAAGCAACCTACACCTACCAATACACAGCAATCGTTTAGTGCACATTTACATGAGGCGACGAACCAACAGGAGCTAAAAGTCAGTAAGCATGCTCATGAACGCATTAAAGAGCGTAATATCGCGATTACTGAACAGGAATGGCAGGTTGTATCTGACAAGGTATTTGAGGCACATTCCAAAGGTGTCAAACAACCATTAGTCTTGATGGATCAAGCAGCTTTAATTGTCAGTGCTAAAAATGCTACTGTTATTACAGCAATGGATCGCACGGAAGCAAAGCAACAACTGTTTACTAATATTGATGGCACAATCGTGCTTTAA
- a CDS encoding flagellar FlbD family protein, which produces MIELTRLNGKAFTLNALYIETVESFPDTTITLTTGTKIIVLQSEDEVRQKAAAFYNNIQVLSNPHLRGEEDEE; this is translated from the coding sequence ATGATTGAACTAACACGACTAAATGGCAAAGCATTTACACTGAATGCTTTATACATAGAAACAGTCGAATCTTTCCCAGATACGACTATTACTTTAACAACAGGAACAAAAATTATTGTGTTACAGAGTGAAGATGAGGTGCGACAAAAGGCAGCAGCTTTTTATAACAATATACAAGTACTATCAAACCCGCATCTACGAGGTGAAGAAGATGAAGAATAA
- a CDS encoding response regulator translates to MSKRILIVDDAAFMRMMIKDILSKNGFEVVGEAADGLQAVEKYNELKPDLVTMDITMPEMDGIAALKAIKGTDPSATVIMCSAMGQQAMVIDAIQAGAKDFIVKPFQADRVIEAIQKALG, encoded by the coding sequence ATGTCTAAAAGAATTTTGATTGTAGACGATGCTGCATTTATGCGCATGATGATCAAGGATATTTTATCCAAAAACGGATTTGAAGTTGTAGGGGAAGCTGCCGATGGTCTACAGGCTGTTGAAAAATACAACGAATTAAAGCCAGATTTAGTAACAATGGATATTACAATGCCTGAAATGGATGGTATTGCGGCTCTTAAAGCGATTAAAGGTACTGATCCAAGCGCAACAGTAATCATGTGTTCAGCAATGGGACAACAAGCGATGGTAATCGATGCAATTCAAGCTGGCGCGAAAGACTTTATTGTTAAGCCTTTCCAAGCTGATCGTGTAATTGAAGCGATTCAAAAAGCACTAGGATGA
- a CDS encoding flagellar biosynthetic protein FliO, whose protein sequence is MLKSFRVTMIFAFLVTFLFVYPPTVSVHADTDTNSIEYCMKKPEECKDNSDPAAKEDTVVSAAGDVSAWEYIKMVLALIFVVALFYGLMKFLNKRNLTFQRNQMVQNLGGLSLGAQKSVQLLQIGKTIYLVGVGEDVQLIREITDPQEVEELLALYNEKQEFAATSPYIAEVISKFKRKNKQNSSTNTQQDSFGELFGKKISEIKQERSEELERWKQKENDDK, encoded by the coding sequence ATGTTAAAATCATTTCGTGTCACGATGATTTTCGCATTTCTTGTAACCTTCCTATTTGTGTACCCACCAACAGTTTCTGTTCATGCAGATACCGATACAAATAGCATTGAGTATTGTATGAAAAAACCAGAGGAATGTAAGGATAATTCAGACCCAGCTGCGAAAGAAGATACAGTTGTTTCAGCAGCTGGAGATGTTTCTGCATGGGAATACATAAAAATGGTTTTGGCGCTTATTTTTGTTGTAGCTTTATTTTATGGGTTGATGAAGTTTTTAAATAAAAGAAATTTAACTTTTCAACGAAATCAAATGGTACAAAATTTAGGCGGTTTATCGTTAGGTGCGCAAAAGTCTGTTCAACTGTTGCAAATAGGTAAAACGATTTATTTAGTAGGTGTCGGTGAAGATGTCCAACTGATACGTGAAATTACCGATCCGCAGGAAGTTGAAGAGTTGTTAGCGCTCTATAACGAAAAACAGGAATTTGCGGCAACATCACCTTATATAGCAGAAGTAATTTCTAAGTTTAAGAGAAAAAATAAACAAAATTCATCAACAAATACACAACAAGATTCGTTTGGTGAACTTTTTGGAAAAAAAATCTCTGAAATTAAACAGGAGCGTAGTGAAGAATTAGAGAGATGGAAGCAAAAGGAGAATGATGATAAATGA
- the flhB gene encoding flagellar biosynthesis protein FlhB — protein MLLLLDLDLQFFAGEKTEKATPKKRQDARKKGQVVKSQDISSAIVMLMVFIFLLFFAGSLRDDLLAFFRQTFIHNVRVETLTIDSVMHLFTETLVEMAYVIVPIMAIAFVGALAGNFLQFGFLFTLEPMKFDLKKMDPIKGLKKIFSVKAIVELIKSILKISFIGGVTTIIIWSNLHEVLALSFKSPWVTLVTVGKLVGIMGIAASLVLLCVSLLDWMYQKHEYEKNLKMSKQDIKDEYKNSEGDPLIKSKIKQRQREMAMRRMMSEVPNADVVITNPTHYAIALKYDEDSMDAPRVVAKGTDFVAQKIKLIAKEHDVVMVENRPLARAMYDQVEIGDQVPEQFFKAIAEVLAYVYRIKRKI, from the coding sequence ATGTTGCTACTACTGGACTTAGACTTACAGTTTTTTGCAGGTGAAAAAACAGAAAAGGCGACACCTAAAAAACGACAAGATGCTAGAAAAAAAGGGCAGGTCGTAAAGAGTCAGGACATATCCAGTGCGATTGTAATGCTCATGGTGTTTATCTTTCTATTATTCTTTGCAGGATCATTGCGAGACGATCTGTTAGCTTTTTTTAGGCAAACATTTATCCATAACGTACGTGTAGAAACACTTACGATTGACAGTGTAATGCATTTATTTACCGAAACATTGGTAGAAATGGCTTATGTCATTGTTCCGATAATGGCAATTGCGTTTGTAGGAGCCTTGGCAGGTAATTTTCTACAATTTGGTTTCTTATTCACATTAGAGCCGATGAAATTTGATTTGAAAAAGATGGATCCAATTAAAGGCTTAAAAAAAATCTTTTCTGTAAAAGCCATTGTTGAACTTATAAAGTCAATCTTAAAGATTTCCTTTATTGGTGGAGTTACAACAATTATCATATGGTCAAATTTACATGAAGTTTTAGCACTATCATTTAAAAGTCCGTGGGTGACCCTTGTTACAGTTGGTAAACTTGTTGGCATTATGGGAATTGCGGCTTCTCTTGTGTTACTGTGTGTATCCTTATTGGACTGGATGTATCAAAAACATGAGTATGAAAAAAATCTGAAAATGTCTAAACAAGATATTAAAGATGAATACAAAAATAGTGAGGGTGACCCGCTGATTAAATCAAAAATCAAGCAACGTCAGCGCGAAATGGCAATGCGTCGAATGATGTCAGAAGTGCCAAATGCTGATGTCGTGATCACTAACCCAACTCACTATGCAATCGCTCTAAAGTATGATGAGGACAGTATGGATGCCCCTCGTGTAGTGGCGAAGGGGACAGACTTTGTTGCTCAAAAAATTAAACTGATTGCGAAAGAACATGATGTCGTAATGGTAGAAAACAGACCATTAGCCAGAGCCATGTATGATCAGGTAGAAATAGGCGATCAGGTACCAGAACAATTTTTCAAAGCAATAGCTGAAGTACTCGCTTATGTTTATCGTATTAAGCGGAAAATTTAA
- the fliR gene encoding flagellar biosynthetic protein FliR → MNELVPQITVFLLVLVRVTAFFVTVPFFSYRTIPQKVRISLAFVLAWMMYYTIDVEPFLFNGDYILLVMKEAVIGLLLGLIGYIIMSAIQIAGSFIDFQMGFAIANIIDPQTGAQSPLIGQFFNTLALLFLLAIDGHHMILDGIFYSYQFLPIDQGFPNFAQDDYIQFVMTTFTAVFAIAFQMAAPVVATLFLVDLALGITAKTVPQLNIFVVGFPIKIGVSFLVLFTMMAVMIQVIQKLITIMIYGMRDLMAILGGG, encoded by the coding sequence ATGAATGAACTAGTCCCTCAAATAACGGTATTCTTATTAGTACTAGTGCGCGTAACAGCTTTTTTTGTTACGGTACCTTTCTTTTCATATAGGACGATTCCGCAGAAAGTACGAATTTCCCTCGCATTCGTTTTAGCTTGGATGATGTATTATACAATAGACGTAGAGCCATTTCTTTTTAATGGTGATTACATACTTTTAGTGATGAAAGAAGCTGTTATTGGATTGTTATTAGGTCTAATAGGCTATATCATCATGTCGGCAATTCAAATTGCCGGAAGCTTTATCGATTTCCAAATGGGATTTGCCATTGCCAATATTATAGACCCACAAACAGGGGCGCAAAGTCCATTAATCGGTCAATTTTTCAATACATTGGCGTTGCTGTTCTTATTGGCGATTGATGGTCATCATATGATTTTAGATGGAATTTTCTATAGTTATCAGTTTTTACCTATAGATCAGGGATTTCCTAATTTCGCACAAGATGATTATATCCAGTTTGTCATGACAACATTTACTGCCGTCTTTGCCATTGCGTTTCAAATGGCAGCACCTGTTGTAGCAACGTTGTTTTTAGTGGATTTAGCACTTGGTATAACGGCAAAAACGGTGCCACAATTAAATATCTTTGTGGTTGGTTTTCCAATTAAAATTGGTGTCAGTTTTTTAGTGCTCTTCACAATGATGGCGGTTATGATACAAGTCATTCAAAAGTTGATTACGATTATGATTTACGGAATGCGCGATTTAATGGCGATATTAGGTGGTGGATAA
- the fliL gene encoding flagellar basal body-associated protein FliL codes for MKNNKVLTMIIIVLVAIILIGVIAFVLFTQFNKPAASLEPSIDDIVEASVDVPEIMTNLADKRVVRMTLKIQTSSKDAAEELKKRDFQTNNLIIQELSEMEQKDLDGKQGKIMFEKAIKTQLNELMQEGEIQQVYITSYIFQ; via the coding sequence ATGAAGAATAATAAAGTGTTAACGATGATTATCATCGTACTAGTGGCGATTATACTTATTGGCGTTATTGCGTTTGTATTATTTACTCAATTCAATAAGCCGGCAGCATCACTTGAACCATCAATAGACGATATTGTAGAAGCCTCTGTTGATGTTCCTGAAATTATGACCAATCTTGCTGATAAAAGGGTTGTGCGCATGACGCTAAAAATCCAAACTTCTAGCAAGGACGCTGCAGAAGAGTTAAAGAAGCGTGATTTCCAAACGAATAATTTAATTATTCAAGAGCTTTCAGAAATGGAACAAAAAGATTTAGATGGCAAGCAAGGTAAAATAATGTTTGAAAAGGCAATAAAAACACAGTTAAATGAATTGATGCAAGAGGGAGAAATTCAACAAGTATATATTACCTCCTACATCTTTCAATAA
- the fliQ gene encoding flagellar biosynthesis protein FliQ, with product MTGEMVISIAERAIMIILLTSGPLLLVALISGLAVSIFQATTSIQEQTLAFVPKIVAVLVAIVFFGPWMLSQVTSYARDIFENLTRYIG from the coding sequence ATGACAGGTGAAATGGTTATTTCAATAGCAGAGCGTGCCATTATGATTATCCTTCTAACAAGCGGACCGCTATTATTAGTTGCTTTAATCTCTGGTTTAGCGGTAAGTATATTTCAAGCAACCACTTCGATTCAAGAGCAAACATTAGCATTCGTTCCAAAAATCGTCGCAGTATTAGTGGCCATCGTTTTCTTTGGTCCGTGGATGTTATCACAAGTTACGAGCTATGCGAGAGACATTTTTGAGAATTTAACGCGTTATATAGGGTGA
- the fliP gene encoding flagellar type III secretion system pore protein FliP (The bacterial flagellar biogenesis protein FliP forms a type III secretion system (T3SS)-type pore required for flagellar assembly.), whose protein sequence is MNDIVNYFSNSDPTNVSTSIKLLLLLTVLSLAPSILILMTSFARIVIVLSFVRTALATQQMPPNQVIVGLALFLTFFIMAPTFQEVNKEALQPLFAEEIGLEEAYEKASVPFKEFMSKHTRQKDLDLFLQYNKAEKPASVEEIPLTMLVPAFALSEIKTAFQIGFMIFIPFLVIDMIVASTLMSMGMMMLPPVMISLPFKILLFVLVDGWYLVMKSLLQSF, encoded by the coding sequence ATGAATGATATAGTCAATTATTTTTCCAACAGCGACCCAACCAATGTCTCAACTTCTATTAAGCTCCTTTTATTATTAACTGTATTGTCACTTGCCCCGAGCATTTTAATTTTAATGACATCATTTGCGCGGATTGTCATTGTGCTCTCATTTGTGCGTACAGCGTTGGCGACACAACAAATGCCTCCTAATCAGGTTATTGTTGGACTTGCCTTATTTTTAACCTTCTTTATCATGGCTCCTACATTTCAAGAGGTCAATAAAGAGGCATTACAGCCACTATTTGCTGAAGAAATTGGGCTAGAAGAAGCATATGAGAAGGCAAGTGTGCCGTTTAAAGAGTTTATGAGTAAGCACACAAGGCAAAAAGATTTAGATTTGTTTTTACAATATAATAAGGCAGAAAAGCCAGCATCTGTAGAGGAAATTCCACTTACTATGCTAGTACCTGCTTTCGCACTTAGCGAAATTAAAACCGCTTTCCAAATTGGTTTTATGATATTTATTCCATTCCTTGTAATCGATATGATTGTTGCAAGTACGTTAATGTCGATGGGGATGATGATGTTACCACCGGTTATGATTTCATTGCCGTTTAAGATTTTATTATTTGTACTCGTCGATGGCTGGTACCTCGTAATGAAATCATTACTACAAAGTTTTTAG
- the flgG gene encoding flagellar basal body rod protein FlgG: protein MLRSMYSGISGLKNFQTKLDVIGNNIANVNTYGFKKGRVIFKDILSQTSGGASAATPTRGGTNPIQVGLGSTLAAIDTVHGSGSRQTTNRPLDLAIQGEGFFMVADSVTNTDGVAENYTNVVYTRAGNFYMDNAGYLVNAEGKYLVGHANDTLYETDSTESNAEADKNASPLNGITEDLLGENDTFTFDGNNPIKIPTTAKEVSIGPDGTVEYVDANGYRQYAGQIVMVKFPNAGGLEKVGSNYFQATANSGAPYGQIATVAGMGSITAGALEMSNVDLSEEFTEMIVAQRGFQANTRIITTSDEVLQELVNLKR from the coding sequence ATGTTACGTTCTATGTATTCAGGTATTTCAGGTCTTAAAAACTTCCAAACAAAGCTAGATGTTATTGGCAATAATATTGCCAATGTAAACACGTATGGATTTAAAAAAGGTCGCGTGATTTTCAAAGACATCCTATCTCAAACAAGCGGAGGTGCTTCAGCTGCAACACCTACTCGTGGTGGTACAAACCCTATACAAGTAGGTCTTGGTTCAACACTTGCAGCAATTGATACAGTTCACGGTTCTGGCTCACGTCAAACGACAAACCGCCCATTGGATCTTGCCATTCAAGGTGAAGGCTTCTTTATGGTAGCTGACTCTGTAACAAATACGGATGGTGTTGCAGAAAACTATACAAACGTTGTTTATACGCGTGCAGGTAACTTCTACATGGATAATGCAGGTTATTTAGTGAATGCAGAGGGGAAATATTTAGTTGGTCATGCCAATGATACATTGTATGAAACAGACTCAACTGAAAGTAATGCAGAAGCAGATAAAAATGCAAGCCCGCTGAATGGCATAACGGAGGATTTACTTGGAGAAAACGATACATTTACTTTTGACGGTAATAACCCAATTAAAATTCCAACAACTGCAAAAGAGGTGAGTATCGGTCCAGATGGAACGGTTGAATATGTGGATGCCAATGGATATAGACAATATGCAGGTCAAATTGTTATGGTTAAATTCCCTAATGCAGGTGGTCTTGAAAAAGTAGGTAGTAACTACTTCCAAGCAACTGCTAACTCTGGAGCACCTTATGGACAAATTGCTACAGTAGCAGGTATGGGGTCAATTACGGCAGGGGCACTTGAAATGTCCAACGTAGACTTATCTGAAGAATTTACTGAAATGATTGTAGCGCAACGTGGCTTCCAAGCGAATACGCGTATTATTACTACATCGGATGAGGTTCTTCAAGAATTAGTTAACTTAAAACGATAG